A genomic window from Cloacibacillus evryensis DSM 19522 includes:
- a CDS encoding ABC transporter ATP-binding protein, giving the protein MTETKKTLVSMRGVDKIFYGKHANKGVDFELLAGEVHSILGENGAGKTTLMNCLAGIYLPDAGSIYIEGEPVFLPNPKAAIGHGVGMVHQHFMLVPVFTVWENIILGLGDIPLVINKEKIIARIREISDRYSLAVDPEAKVWQLSIGEQQRVEILKMLYRGTKVLILDEPTSVLTPQETRELFKTLKDMVAAGHGIILISHKIEEIMEISDRLTVLRKGVRVATREAAGVSKAEIAEMMVGHSLEGTSLPEDRRKPGGTVLECSRLTLKDERGTEALKGVSLAIRGGEILGVAGVDGNGQDELCEVLAGLRSPDSGSVSLEGNDITSEGTRGCIEKGISYIPADRKGVGLVANMSIIGNIALKGYCRPPMEKNKFFMDWAYITDFAAERVKDYDVQIPDLFAPVRVLSGGNLQKLMLSREISEETKVIIAMQPTWGLDVGAAEFVHKRLIEAREAGAAVLLISKDLQELTALSDRIAVMYSGEISGVVDDPRSADIEKIGLLMAGVRDKDVI; this is encoded by the coding sequence ATGACTGAGACTAAAAAAACGCTTGTTTCAATGCGTGGCGTGGATAAGATTTTTTACGGGAAGCACGCCAACAAGGGCGTCGATTTTGAATTGCTCGCCGGCGAGGTGCACAGCATACTCGGAGAGAACGGCGCCGGCAAGACTACGCTTATGAACTGCCTCGCGGGGATATATCTTCCCGACGCCGGGTCGATATATATCGAGGGCGAGCCGGTCTTTCTTCCCAACCCCAAGGCGGCCATCGGCCACGGGGTCGGCATGGTCCATCAGCATTTTATGCTCGTCCCCGTCTTCACCGTCTGGGAGAACATCATTCTCGGGCTCGGCGACATCCCGCTCGTTATAAATAAAGAAAAAATCATCGCGCGCATTCGTGAAATATCCGACCGTTACAGCCTCGCGGTGGACCCGGAGGCGAAGGTGTGGCAGCTTTCCATCGGCGAACAGCAGCGCGTCGAGATACTAAAAATGCTCTACCGCGGCACGAAGGTGCTGATACTCGACGAGCCGACCTCCGTCCTTACGCCGCAGGAGACGCGGGAGCTCTTCAAGACGCTGAAGGACATGGTCGCCGCCGGACACGGCATCATCCTCATATCCCATAAAATCGAAGAAATAATGGAAATATCCGACCGCCTCACAGTGCTCCGCAAAGGCGTGCGCGTGGCGACGCGAGAGGCCGCCGGCGTTTCAAAGGCGGAGATCGCGGAGATGATGGTCGGCCACAGCCTCGAAGGCACCTCGCTGCCGGAAGACCGCAGGAAGCCGGGAGGGACGGTGCTCGAATGTTCCCGCCTGACGCTGAAAGACGAGCGCGGCACGGAGGCGTTGAAGGGCGTCTCGCTCGCAATACGCGGCGGCGAGATCCTCGGCGTCGCCGGCGTCGACGGAAACGGGCAGGACGAGCTCTGCGAGGTCCTCGCCGGACTGCGCTCCCCGGATTCCGGTTCGGTATCTCTCGAAGGAAACGACATTACCTCGGAGGGAACGCGCGGCTGCATAGAAAAGGGTATCAGCTACATTCCCGCCGACCGTAAGGGAGTGGGGCTCGTCGCCAACATGAGCATAATCGGGAACATCGCCCTCAAGGGCTATTGCCGGCCGCCGATGGAGAAGAACAAATTCTTCATGGACTGGGCATATATCACGGATTTCGCGGCGGAACGCGTCAAGGATTACGACGTCCAGATACCGGATCTCTTCGCGCCGGTGCGCGTGCTCTCGGGCGGAAATCTCCAGAAGCTGATGCTCTCACGCGAGATATCCGAGGAAACCAAGGTCATCATCGCGATGCAGCCCACCTGGGGACTCGACGTCGGCGCGGCGGAATTTGTCCATAAGCGGCTGATAGAGGCGCGCGAGGCGGGAGCGGCAGTGCTTCTCATCTCCAAGGACCTGCAGGAGCTCACCGCCCTTTCCGACCGCATAGCCGTCATGTACAGCGGGGAGATAAGCGGCGTTGTGGACGACCCGCGAAGCGCCGACATCGAAAAGATCGGCCTGCTGATGGCGGGGGTCAGAGACAAGGATGTAATTTGA
- a CDS encoding DMT family transporter, whose translation MRAWTKDGKMMSYGLAAVVTMIWSITFVSTKFLLNYLSPAEILLYRVILAYFIFVMMDPRFIRPVSLREECRFALMGFLGTTLYFLGENFALEYGTASNVSLLVSTAPLLTGIVAHFFVKSERLTKRFAIGGLFCLGGVSLIIFNGHFILKLSPVGDFFALAAALSFAFYSVTVRNMSRGYAMTVITRKSFFYALLTLLPLTLTPLINWHPQDLFRVDVLLNLLFLGALASAFCYLAWNKVIWALGAVKANNLIYLTPPLVIINAAVILRERITPFAVAGGLLILVGVYISQK comes from the coding sequence ATGCGGGCATGGACTAAAGACGGAAAGATGATGAGTTATGGGCTGGCAGCGGTCGTTACGATGATATGGAGTATTACCTTCGTCTCGACGAAATTCCTCCTGAATTATCTTTCACCGGCGGAGATACTGCTGTACCGTGTCATTCTGGCCTATTTCATTTTTGTTATGATGGACCCGCGTTTTATCCGGCCTGTCAGCCTGCGGGAAGAGTGCCGCTTTGCCCTGATGGGATTTTTGGGGACGACCCTCTACTTTCTTGGCGAAAATTTTGCCCTCGAATATGGAACGGCCTCGAATGTCTCGCTGCTGGTATCCACGGCTCCGCTTCTAACGGGGATAGTCGCCCACTTCTTTGTGAAATCGGAGCGGTTGACGAAGAGGTTCGCGATCGGAGGCCTCTTTTGCCTCGGAGGAGTGTCTCTCATCATCTTCAACGGGCACTTTATCCTGAAATTGAGCCCGGTAGGCGACTTTTTCGCGCTCGCGGCGGCGCTCTCATTCGCCTTCTATTCTGTCACCGTGCGTAATATGAGCCGTGGTTATGCGATGACGGTGATCACGCGCAAGAGTTTTTTCTACGCGCTCCTGACGCTGCTGCCTCTTACTCTTACGCCGCTGATCAACTGGCATCCGCAGGATCTTTTTCGCGTAGACGTATTGCTGAACCTGCTCTTCCTGGGGGCGTTAGCCTCGGCGTTCTGTTACCTTGCCTGGAACAAAGTCATATGGGCCCTGGGCGCGGTCAAAGCCAACAACCTTATATACCTCACGCCGCCGTTGGTAATTATAAACGCCGCCGTCATCCTCCGCGAACGCATCACCCCTTTCGCCGTCGCCGGCGGTTTGCTGATTTTGGTGGGAGTCTACATTTCGCAAAAGTAG
- a CDS encoding BMP family ABC transporter substrate-binding protein translates to MKKGILLALLLVTAFAASAFALAPIKPEDQKPVFIYVGPVADGGYNYMHDLGRQAMEKANPGVKGSIVESVPEGPDAERVMETAIRNGAKVVYANSFGYMDHVINVAKKYPDVYFNHCSGYKVAPNASTYFGRMYQPRYLSGLVAGKATKSNLIGYVAAYPIPEVIRGINAFTLGVRKVNPNAKVKVVWIYTWHDPAKEKEATKALFDAKCDTIAMHADTGGAPQAAEELGMWVIGYNYPMDKYAPTRHLVTPVWNWGKYYDYSTKAIANGTWKSQQVWWSMKDGMVDLSKFGKDVKEDTKKLVASEKKKIIDGKWDVFTGPIKGQDGKVVVPQGKKLNDGEMLSMNWFVEGVEGTIPK, encoded by the coding sequence ATGAAAAAGGGCATTTTGCTTGCGCTGCTGCTTGTGACGGCCTTCGCCGCCTCGGCTTTCGCCTTGGCTCCGATCAAGCCCGAGGATCAGAAACCGGTATTTATCTATGTGGGGCCCGTCGCGGACGGCGGCTACAACTACATGCACGACCTCGGACGTCAGGCTATGGAGAAGGCCAATCCGGGAGTCAAGGGATCGATAGTGGAATCGGTTCCCGAGGGGCCGGACGCCGAGCGCGTCATGGAGACGGCCATCCGCAACGGCGCGAAGGTCGTTTACGCTAACTCCTTCGGCTATATGGACCACGTGATCAACGTTGCGAAAAAGTATCCCGACGTCTACTTCAACCACTGCTCTGGATACAAAGTCGCCCCGAACGCCAGCACCTACTTCGGACGCATGTATCAGCCGCGCTACCTCTCCGGCCTCGTCGCCGGCAAAGCGACAAAGTCGAACCTCATCGGTTATGTCGCCGCCTATCCGATCCCCGAAGTCATCCGCGGCATCAACGCCTTCACCCTCGGCGTGCGCAAGGTGAACCCGAACGCGAAGGTCAAGGTCGTTTGGATCTACACGTGGCATGATCCCGCGAAGGAAAAGGAGGCCACGAAGGCCCTTTTCGACGCAAAGTGCGATACGATAGCGATGCACGCAGACACTGGCGGAGCGCCGCAGGCCGCGGAGGAGCTTGGCATGTGGGTCATCGGCTACAACTACCCGATGGACAAGTACGCGCCGACCCGCCATCTCGTTACCCCCGTCTGGAACTGGGGCAAGTACTATGACTACTCGACAAAGGCCATTGCCAACGGCACCTGGAAGTCGCAGCAGGTATGGTGGAGCATGAAGGACGGCATGGTCGACCTCTCGAAGTTCGGCAAAGATGTCAAAGAGGATACGAAAAAGCTGGTCGCCTCTGAGAAGAAAAAGATCATTGACGGCAAATGGGACGTTTTCACCGGCCCGATCAAGGGACAGGACGGCAAGGTAGTCGTGCCGCAGGGCAAGAAGCTCAACGACGGCGAGATGCTCTCGATGAACTGGTTCGTGGAGGGCGTAGAGGGAACGATCCCGAAATAA
- the tyrS gene encoding tyrosine--tRNA ligase — translation MYTNALKVLRERGFVEWSSHNEELEEHFMKNMVTGYIGFDPSADSLHVGNLVAIMGLAWLQRLGHRPIAIAGGGTGRIGDPSGKSAERNLLSEEQILHNVSCIAEQLKHFLDFESGDNSALLVNNNDWLKNENYIEFLRDTGKYFSVSFLVNREYVRSRVLDPDKSITYTELSYILLQAFDYNHLYNEYGCTLQMGGNDQQVNIIAGMDLARKKSGGQCYGITFPLLLNAQGQKFGKSESGAVYLSSKRTSIYKFYQFWINVDDKDLEKLYRLFTFRELDEIEALLEEHNKAPHLRKAQKELAWEMTCRVHGEEAAKRVLDASAVLFGETEIKKAQADVLETLAAEIPCAEADLAEANGVTDLLVLCGACDSKGNAKKKIKEGGAYLNGEKIADAGRQITEEDLLAGRYLQLNVGKKDFRLLKFK, via the coding sequence ATGTATACGAACGCACTTAAGGTTTTGAGGGAACGCGGTTTCGTCGAGTGGAGCAGCCATAATGAAGAGCTTGAAGAGCACTTCATGAAAAATATGGTGACGGGCTATATCGGCTTCGACCCGAGCGCCGACAGCCTCCACGTCGGGAACCTCGTCGCCATCATGGGGCTCGCGTGGCTCCAGCGCCTGGGGCACAGGCCGATAGCCATCGCCGGCGGCGGCACGGGGCGCATCGGCGACCCCTCGGGGAAGAGCGCCGAGCGAAACCTGCTCTCCGAGGAGCAGATACTCCACAATGTTTCCTGCATCGCGGAACAGCTCAAGCATTTCCTTGATTTCGAAAGCGGAGATAACAGCGCCCTGCTCGTCAACAACAACGATTGGCTCAAAAATGAAAACTACATCGAGTTCCTGCGCGATACCGGAAAATACTTTTCGGTCAGTTTCCTCGTCAACCGCGAATATGTGCGCAGCCGCGTGCTCGACCCTGACAAATCTATCACCTACACGGAGCTTTCGTATATATTGCTTCAGGCCTTTGACTACAACCACCTCTACAACGAATACGGCTGCACCCTGCAAATGGGCGGCAACGACCAGCAGGTGAACATCATCGCGGGCATGGACCTCGCGCGCAAAAAATCCGGCGGCCAGTGCTACGGCATCACCTTCCCCTTGCTTCTCAACGCGCAGGGGCAGAAGTTCGGCAAGTCGGAGAGCGGCGCGGTCTACCTCTCGTCGAAGCGCACGAGCATCTACAAATTCTACCAGTTCTGGATAAACGTCGATGACAAGGACCTTGAAAAGCTCTACAGGCTCTTCACCTTCCGCGAACTTGACGAGATAGAGGCGCTGCTCGAGGAGCATAACAAGGCTCCCCACCTTCGCAAAGCCCAGAAAGAGCTTGCCTGGGAGATGACCTGCCGCGTACACGGCGAGGAGGCCGCGAAGCGCGTGCTTGACGCGAGCGCCGTCCTCTTCGGCGAAACGGAGATCAAAAAGGCACAGGCGGACGTCCTTGAGACCCTCGCGGCGGAAATACCCTGCGCCGAGGCGGACCTCGCCGAAGCGAACGGCGTCACCGACCTCCTGGTCCTCTGCGGAGCCTGCGACTCCAAGGGCAACGCGAAGAAGAAGATCAAAGAGGGCGGAGCATACCTCAACGGCGAGAAGATCGCCGACGCCGGACGCCAGATAACGGAGGAAGACCTGCTCGCGGGCCGCTACCTCCAGCTCAACGTCGGCAAAAAAGACTTCCGGCTGCTCAAGTTTAAATAG
- a CDS encoding MBL fold metallo-hydrolase RNA specificity domain-containing protein, whose protein sequence is MKLRILGAAGEVTGSNYMIETDGYKVLVDCGTHQGMDEEKHEEEKFPFSPADIDAVLLTHAHIDHSGKIPLLVKQGFKGKVYCTHATSQLIEILLRDSAHIMREDAEWRSRKNARKGLPKVEPLYSESDVEDALAFRHPIPYDEMVEIYPGLKVRYREAGHILGSAIIETWISEGEGQKPVKAVFSGDLGQFDGVIEKPPAIVEEADFVLIESTYGDRLHKSLEDTRAEFQSAMEDAIRSGGKMLVPTFVVDRAQRMLYEFKLLQKKLPDLKMPNIYLDSPMGVRTTEIYSAHTTLLSRELKELLMNGEDPFEPKGFSFVRSADESRAINDMAEGIVLAGSGMCSGGRIMHHLKHNLFKKDTHVFFVGYQAYGTLGRRLVDGAKSVRIAGEEISVKAKFHTLNGFSAHADRDDLLKWAGHFPKKAQFIIVHGEPKSAESLALGLKDSGYSTRIPAIGDEIDLLAPAPEKIAMPVISPRILDRIQFNSKDVEDLLNLISARTARMQQTVIQNEEQYKNIMPLLISARTLLEAAAALSDNRIEYKEEKREEKR, encoded by the coding sequence GTGAAGCTGCGAATCTTGGGCGCCGCCGGTGAAGTTACCGGTTCCAACTATATGATAGAGACGGATGGTTACAAAGTTTTAGTCGACTGCGGCACGCACCAGGGGATGGACGAGGAGAAGCACGAGGAAGAAAAATTCCCCTTCAGCCCCGCCGATATCGACGCCGTCCTCCTGACCCACGCGCATATCGACCACAGCGGCAAAATTCCTCTCCTCGTGAAGCAGGGCTTTAAAGGAAAGGTCTATTGTACCCACGCCACTTCGCAGCTGATCGAAATACTGCTGCGCGACTCGGCGCATATCATGCGTGAGGACGCGGAATGGCGCTCGCGCAAAAACGCCCGCAAGGGGCTGCCGAAGGTCGAGCCGCTTTACAGCGAAAGCGACGTGGAAGACGCGCTGGCCTTCCGCCATCCGATCCCTTATGACGAGATGGTGGAGATATATCCCGGGCTAAAGGTGCGTTACCGCGAAGCGGGGCATATCCTTGGAAGCGCGATAATCGAGACCTGGATCTCGGAGGGAGAGGGGCAAAAACCCGTCAAAGCAGTCTTCTCCGGGGACCTCGGCCAGTTTGACGGCGTCATTGAGAAACCGCCGGCAATCGTCGAAGAGGCCGATTTTGTCCTCATCGAATCGACCTACGGCGACAGGCTCCATAAATCGCTGGAAGATACGCGCGCCGAGTTCCAGAGCGCGATGGAAGACGCCATCCGTTCGGGCGGCAAGATGCTTGTGCCGACCTTCGTCGTTGACCGCGCGCAGCGTATGCTTTACGAATTCAAGCTGCTCCAGAAGAAGCTGCCCGATCTCAAAATGCCCAACATATATCTCGATTCTCCGATGGGAGTACGGACGACGGAGATATATTCGGCGCATACGACGCTGCTCTCGCGCGAGCTCAAAGAGCTGCTTATGAACGGAGAGGACCCCTTCGAGCCGAAGGGCTTCAGCTTCGTCCGCAGCGCCGACGAGTCGCGCGCCATCAATGACATGGCGGAGGGCATCGTGCTCGCGGGAAGCGGCATGTGCTCCGGCGGGCGCATCATGCACCACCTGAAGCACAACCTCTTCAAGAAAGATACGCATGTGTTCTTTGTCGGCTACCAGGCCTACGGCACCCTCGGACGCCGCCTTGTCGACGGAGCCAAGAGCGTGCGCATCGCGGGAGAAGAGATATCGGTCAAGGCCAAGTTCCACACGCTGAACGGATTCTCCGCCCACGCGGACCGCGACGACCTGCTGAAATGGGCCGGCCATTTTCCGAAAAAGGCCCAGTTCATCATCGTCCACGGCGAACCGAAATCGGCGGAATCGCTGGCCCTCGGGCTCAAGGACAGCGGCTATTCGACGCGGATACCGGCGATCGGAGACGAGATAGACCTCCTGGCCCCCGCTCCCGAGAAGATCGCGATGCCCGTCATCTCGCCGCGCATCCTCGACCGCATCCAGTTCAACTCCAAAGATGTGGAGGACCTGCTGAACCTCATCTCGGCGCGCACGGCGCGGATGCAGCAGACCGTCATCCAGAACGAGGAACAGTACAAAAACATAATGCCGCTGCTCATTTCAGCAAGGACGCTGCTTGAAGCGGCGGCCGCCTTGAGCGACAATAGGATAGAATACAAAGAAGAAAAAAGAGAAGAAAAGAGATAA
- a CDS encoding lysophospholipid acyltransferase family protein, which produces MKEETRKKITDHQVRAFMAFARSIRPGWRANLLAGAFIPLLRLIGVRKDVARRNIMLCFPEKEKAEREKILAESYESMIWTGVEMLAWQHDPSLIDRMVLEVRGIEHVEKALKEGRGAVLFSAHLGSWELGAAWCSRHFPFYGLVRHSDSPFQRRLIETLRENSGLRTISKDSSMKHVATLLKDNTMIGFLADQHWGDDGMSVPFFGQNTSTASGPAAFSMLTGAPMIPVAFTRIEPFKFYLSFGKPIEHPQNMKRGEAVRSLTIRMNEEYERMIRENPGQWLWQHRRFREMITD; this is translated from the coding sequence TTGAAAGAAGAGACAAGAAAAAAAATAACCGATCATCAGGTCCGCGCCTTCATGGCCTTTGCCAGGAGCATCCGCCCCGGCTGGCGCGCGAACCTGCTCGCCGGCGCGTTCATACCGTTGCTGAGGCTGATCGGCGTGCGCAAGGATGTGGCGCGCCGCAATATAATGCTCTGCTTCCCGGAAAAAGAGAAGGCGGAACGCGAGAAAATACTTGCCGAATCCTACGAAAGCATGATCTGGACCGGCGTTGAAATGCTCGCCTGGCAGCATGACCCCTCGCTGATCGACCGCATGGTCTTGGAGGTAAGGGGCATAGAGCATGTGGAAAAGGCGCTGAAAGAGGGCAGGGGTGCGGTGTTGTTTTCCGCGCATCTGGGCAGCTGGGAGCTCGGCGCCGCCTGGTGCTCGCGCCATTTCCCCTTTTATGGGCTCGTGCGGCATTCGGACAGCCCCTTCCAGCGGCGGCTGATAGAAACTTTGAGGGAAAATTCCGGCCTGCGGACGATATCAAAAGACTCCTCGATGAAACATGTCGCGACGCTGCTTAAAGACAACACGATGATAGGCTTTCTCGCTGATCAGCACTGGGGCGACGATGGCATGTCCGTGCCCTTCTTCGGGCAGAACACGTCGACGGCATCCGGCCCGGCGGCCTTTTCCATGCTTACCGGCGCGCCGATGATCCCGGTGGCATTCACCCGCATTGAGCCCTTTAAGTTTTACCTTTCATTCGGAAAACCTATCGAACATCCCCAGAATATGAAACGCGGCGAGGCTGTGCGCAGCCTCACGATCCGGATGAATGAGGAATATGAGAGGATGATCCGCGAGAATCCAGGGCAATGGCTTTGGCAGCACCGGAGATTCCGCGAAATGATAACGGACTGA
- a CDS encoding DUF805 domain-containing protein gives MEDFIYSYKKMFANYFVFEGRTPRSDYWQAFAVNIVVGAVLVTLSRLLPMLGILNYIYGIAAVVPVLTMTVRRLHDTDKSGWWALAAFFPVLNIVLVAYCCLAEASRGRNRFGY, from the coding sequence ATGGAAGATTTTATCTATTCCTACAAAAAAATGTTCGCGAATTATTTCGTCTTCGAGGGAAGGACGCCGCGCAGCGATTATTGGCAGGCGTTCGCGGTAAATATCGTCGTGGGGGCCGTCCTCGTGACGCTGAGCCGGCTGCTGCCGATGTTAGGCATCCTGAACTATATCTACGGCATCGCCGCCGTCGTGCCGGTGCTGACGATGACGGTACGGCGGCTGCACGACACGGACAAGAGCGGCTGGTGGGCGCTCGCGGCATTCTTTCCCGTACTGAATATCGTATTGGTCGCCTATTGCTGCCTGGCGGAGGCAAGCCGCGGCCGGAACAGGTTCGGATATTAA
- the hisC gene encoding histidinol-phosphate transaminase — MQETEELFRSMARPAIWGIEPYDASTIEEPKIRLSANENNEGLPPSVLAAMRRALAGGNRYPDSRNTALREKLAACFSLRPEQIMTSNGLDGLFTMLGRAFLAPGDEVICGECTFGVYADTALIAGASVKKIPLGEGYGQIPADFAAAVGPATKMLFFCNPNNPTGTLADAASLRKMLEDIPPRVAVILDEAYFDFTGEDGSESFKLLEEFPNLIICRTFSKLFALAGLRVGWAAAHPGLLDYLYRVREPYCVTSVAEAGAIAALDEKEHLGKTCAAVAAERGKLCAALRRCGVEYIPSRANFVLIFPRERYDGLAAAFAQKGIAVRGLSLRKERVMRISVGLPEENRQVEMALGEIFG, encoded by the coding sequence ATGCAGGAGACAGAAGAACTCTTCCGTTCCATGGCCCGTCCGGCGATATGGGGGATCGAGCCATACGACGCCTCGACCATAGAAGAGCCGAAGATCCGGCTTTCGGCCAACGAAAACAACGAGGGGCTCCCGCCCTCGGTCCTTGCGGCGATGCGGAGGGCGCTCGCCGGGGGCAACCGCTATCCCGACAGCAGGAATACGGCGCTGCGTGAAAAGCTCGCCGCCTGTTTTTCTCTGAGGCCGGAGCAGATAATGACCTCCAACGGCCTCGACGGCCTCTTCACGATGCTCGGCCGCGCCTTCCTCGCCCCCGGAGACGAGGTGATCTGCGGAGAATGCACCTTCGGCGTCTACGCCGATACCGCGCTCATCGCCGGCGCTTCGGTGAAAAAAATCCCGCTCGGCGAGGGATACGGACAGATACCGGCTGATTTCGCCGCCGCCGTAGGCCCCGCGACAAAGATGCTCTTCTTCTGCAACCCCAATAATCCAACCGGCACGCTGGCTGATGCCGCCTCCCTGCGCAAGATGCTGGAAGATATACCGCCGAGGGTCGCCGTGATCCTCGACGAGGCCTACTTTGACTTCACGGGAGAGGACGGCTCGGAGTCGTTCAAACTCCTTGAAGAGTTCCCCAATCTCATTATCTGCCGCACCTTTTCAAAGCTCTTCGCCCTCGCGGGGCTGCGTGTCGGCTGGGCGGCGGCCCATCCGGGACTGCTCGACTACCTCTACCGGGTGCGCGAGCCTTACTGCGTCACCTCTGTGGCCGAAGCCGGCGCCATCGCGGCGCTTGACGAAAAAGAACATCTCGGGAAGACATGCGCGGCGGTCGCCGCGGAACGCGGCAAACTCTGCGCCGCGCTGCGCCGCTGCGGGGTGGAATATATCCCCTCGCGGGCAAATTTCGTGCTGATATTTCCGCGGGAAAGATACGACGGCCTCGCCGCGGCATTCGCCCAAAAGGGTATCGCCGTGCGCGGCCTCTCGCTGCGCAAAGAACGCGTCATGCGCATCTCCGTAGGATTGCCGGAAGAAAACCGGCAGGTCGAAATGGCGCTCGGAGAGATATTCGGCTAG
- a CDS encoding HAD family hydrolase: METNFKADALIFDIDGVLLDVARSFPEVIRQAVFGGWEKFCGGISDTPGYNAGHERVLKRHGAFNDDYDIAWTLLSMAAASGEKLLSKALPSPERLYSELEDCRAPSHEWAAARYGALVPRRDVRELCAELYGGKGYGLHLLEKPMIKMHWKELGLPAAIYSGRNDLEWELGKESLGWEDFPDELIINSDSGITKPSPEGLEILCRRLGAASPVFFGDTASDMQAQAAFGRGRFAAVGHLLPEAEFRYDTTEEAVRASVAAGLLTDAR; encoded by the coding sequence ATGGAGACAAATTTTAAAGCGGACGCCCTGATATTTGATATCGACGGAGTGCTGCTCGACGTGGCCCGGTCGTTTCCAGAGGTGATACGGCAGGCGGTCTTCGGCGGCTGGGAGAAATTCTGCGGCGGCATATCCGACACGCCCGGCTACAACGCGGGACATGAACGCGTATTGAAGCGTCACGGCGCTTTCAACGACGACTATGACATCGCCTGGACGCTACTTTCAATGGCCGCGGCGAGCGGCGAGAAACTTCTCTCAAAGGCGCTTCCCTCCCCCGAAAGGCTCTATTCGGAATTGGAGGACTGCCGCGCGCCGTCCCACGAATGGGCGGCGGCGCGATACGGCGCCCTCGTCCCGCGCCGCGATGTGCGGGAACTATGCGCCGAACTCTACGGCGGCAAAGGATACGGCCTGCATCTGCTCGAAAAGCCGATGATAAAGATGCACTGGAAGGAGCTGGGGCTGCCCGCAGCGATATATTCTGGGCGCAACGATCTCGAATGGGAGCTGGGCAAGGAGAGTCTCGGGTGGGAAGATTTTCCCGACGAGCTGATAATAAATTCCGACAGCGGCATCACCAAACCGTCGCCGGAGGGACTTGAGATACTTTGCCGCCGCCTCGGCGCCGCTTCGCCGGTATTCTTCGGAGACACGGCGAGCGACATGCAGGCGCAGGCGGCCTTCGGCAGGGGACGCTTCGCGGCGGTAGGTCACTTGCTGCCGGAGGCCGAGTTCCGCTATGACACTACGGAGGAGGCCGTGCGCGCGTCTGTCGCGGCGGGCCTCCTCACAGACGCCCGGTAA